One part of the Alistipes onderdonkii genome encodes these proteins:
- a CDS encoding DUF6377 domain-containing protein, producing the protein MMLRTLPARSGFLWVLLACIFLAGCTRHPKYSLQTEAALERLDAELSRKDRYQQWRQAQNDSLRREVARARNAGDRAWRLFAVSQNYVTYQLDSAAYYVDRLYRLAASAGSGDIRRIALLADIDVWLGRGQLGLAEELFRRIDTAGMSPSEYAAWHSRYSSIAARRAAEAEDGASRSAWRDTVMRVRHMSVPGQSEWTQARIAAAALRDSGRFAEAVQLLEPYTARNPDYQELALLYYGLAGIARAWGDDDLRLYYLAESSVADLRAGTRSYASLYDLALLLFDRKDYDRAAAYMGSASDDAMHCRSMVRIPVSSSAAVKISEAISSNIAQRQAMMTTTIWLAGVFLVVLIGILWCVLWQHRRLRGNHRQLIDMSAQLQAKNDEMQAKNDHIREINGALVDSNRIKDRYVCHYIDLSVHYIKQIDTFRREVCRVARNKGVDELVRWLNTSQAVSGEYAKFYQSFDSSFLDIFPQFIEQVNALLQPESHFAPRADASLTTELRILAAIRLGITDSGHIASLLNCASATVYTYRTKLRNAALDRDNFEQQVSRIGL; encoded by the coding sequence ATGATGCTGCGAACCCTTCCCGCCCGATCCGGCTTCCTGTGGGTGCTTCTGGCGTGCATTTTCCTCGCAGGATGTACGCGGCACCCGAAATACTCGCTTCAGACCGAAGCGGCGCTGGAACGGCTGGATGCGGAACTTTCCCGCAAGGATCGTTACCAGCAGTGGCGGCAGGCGCAGAACGACAGCCTGCGCCGGGAGGTGGCGCGTGCCCGCAACGCCGGCGACCGGGCGTGGCGCCTGTTCGCCGTGTCGCAGAATTACGTGACCTACCAGCTCGATTCGGCGGCTTATTACGTCGACCGCCTTTACCGGCTGGCCGCCTCTGCCGGGTCGGGGGATATCCGCCGCATCGCCCTGCTTGCCGACATCGACGTCTGGCTGGGCCGCGGGCAGCTGGGGCTTGCCGAAGAACTTTTCCGCAGGATAGACACTGCCGGTATGTCCCCTTCGGAGTATGCCGCATGGCATTCGCGCTACTCCTCGATCGCTGCCCGGCGTGCGGCCGAAGCCGAGGACGGGGCTTCGCGGTCGGCATGGCGCGATACGGTGATGCGCGTCAGGCACATGTCCGTGCCCGGGCAGTCGGAGTGGACGCAGGCGCGGATCGCCGCCGCCGCTCTGCGCGACAGCGGCCGCTTCGCCGAGGCCGTACAGTTGCTCGAGCCCTATACGGCCAGGAATCCCGACTACCAGGAGCTGGCGCTTCTCTATTACGGCCTCGCAGGCATCGCGCGGGCGTGGGGCGACGACGACCTGCGGCTTTATTACCTGGCCGAATCGTCCGTCGCCGACCTGCGTGCCGGCACCCGTTCCTATGCCTCGCTGTACGACCTTGCGCTGCTGCTGTTCGACCGCAAGGATTACGACCGTGCGGCAGCCTATATGGGCAGCGCGTCCGATGACGCCATGCACTGCCGGTCGATGGTGCGCATACCGGTCTCCTCTTCCGCGGCCGTCAAGATCAGCGAGGCCATCTCCTCGAACATCGCCCAAAGGCAGGCCATGATGACCACGACGATCTGGTTGGCCGGTGTCTTCCTGGTCGTCCTCATCGGTATCCTCTGGTGCGTGCTGTGGCAGCACCGCCGCCTGCGCGGCAACCACCGGCAGCTGATCGACATGAGCGCCCAGTTACAGGCGAAGAACGACGAGATGCAGGCGAAGAACGACCATATCCGCGAGATCAACGGCGCGCTGGTCGACTCCAACCGGATCAAAGACCGTTACGTCTGCCACTATATCGACCTTTCCGTCCATTACATCAAGCAGATCGACACTTTCCGCCGCGAGGTCTGCCGCGTCGCCCGCAACAAGGGCGTCGACGAACTGGTGCGCTGGCTGAACACCTCGCAGGCCGTCAGCGGCGAATATGCGAAGTTCTACCAGTCGTTCGATTCCTCGTTCCTCGACATCTTCCCGCAATTCATCGAACAGGTCAATGCCCTCCTGCAGCCCGAGTCGCATTTTGCGCCCCGCGCCGACGCATCGCTGACCACCGAGCTGCGGATTCTGGCGGCCATCCGGCTCGGGATTACCGACAGCGGACACATCGCTTCGCTGCTCAACTGTGCCTCGGCGACGGTCTATACCTACCGCACCAAACTCCGCAATGCGGCGCTGGATCGGGACAATTTCGAGCAGCAGGTGTCGCGGATCGGTCTCTGA
- a CDS encoding carbohydrate kinase family protein, with protein sequence MSQFGLRSCAVSAVGDDEAGRELRNQLREKGVGHMLETVPFPTGTVEVTLDGAGIPSYEIRQGVAWDNIPFTPQIEELARHTRAACFGSLAQRSPVSHRTIGRFLETMPDGEGQYKVFDINLRQHFYTQQVVEESLRKCNILKINDEELAVVGSMFGMEGMQPGEQCRTLLDRYGLRIVILTCGAAGSSVFAPDTRSYIPTPRVEVADTVGAGDSFTASFLAALLSGLGIGEAHRLAVDVAAHVCSQHGAMPRLPERFTARLRNDGPAIR encoded by the coding sequence ATGTCGCAGTTCGGGCTGCGCAGCTGCGCGGTCAGCGCCGTCGGCGACGACGAGGCGGGACGCGAACTCCGCAACCAGCTCCGCGAAAAAGGGGTGGGACATATGCTGGAAACGGTGCCGTTCCCGACCGGGACGGTCGAAGTCACGCTCGACGGGGCGGGCATCCCCAGCTACGAGATCCGGCAGGGCGTAGCCTGGGACAACATCCCGTTCACCCCGCAGATCGAGGAGCTCGCCCGGCACACCCGTGCAGCCTGCTTCGGGTCGCTGGCACAGCGCAGCCCCGTATCGCACCGCACGATCGGGCGTTTCCTGGAAACGATGCCCGACGGCGAGGGACAATACAAGGTCTTCGACATCAACCTGCGGCAGCACTTCTACACGCAGCAGGTGGTCGAAGAGTCGCTGCGAAAGTGCAACATCCTGAAGATAAACGACGAGGAGCTGGCCGTGGTCGGCAGCATGTTCGGCATGGAGGGGATGCAGCCCGGGGAGCAGTGCCGCACGCTGCTCGACAGGTACGGGTTGCGGATCGTAATCCTCACCTGCGGTGCCGCCGGGAGTTCGGTATTCGCCCCCGACACCCGGTCATATATCCCCACGCCGCGGGTCGAAGTGGCCGACACGGTCGGCGCAGGGGACTCGTTCACGGCATCGTTCCTGGCCGCCCTGCTCTCGGGGCTCGGCATCGGGGAAGCACACAGGCTGGCCGTGGATGTCGCGGCCCACGTCTGCTCGCAGCACGGCGCCATGCCCCGTCTGCCGGAACGGTTTACCGCTCGGCTGCGCAATGACGGCCCCGCCATACGATAG